A region from the Misgurnus anguillicaudatus chromosome 7, ASM2758022v2, whole genome shotgun sequence genome encodes:
- the slc25a47b gene encoding solute carrier family 25 member 47-B, which translates to MHLVDFIAGSVGGAFGVAVGYPLDTVKVRIQTQKHNGGVWDCVRRLWRTEGIKGFYRGMSMPVTTVSISSSIVFGTYRNVLHHLHNMRDRRTTDAHHKVDIFVAGFAGGVAQVSAMAPADIVKVRLQCQTETLYRARPDSRPKYRGPLHCALSIARDEGLTGLYRGSTALALRDGPSFATYFLTYNTICDLLSAGNKHADWPVVLLAGGVSGMCGWAVGTPMDVIKSRLQVDGMNRRRYRGFVHCITDSVRTEGAAVLFKGLAVNCIRAFPVNMTVFATYELVLRIQSTLL; encoded by the exons ATGCATCTCGTAGATTTTATCGCCGGTTCTGTCGGAG GAGCTTTTGGTGTGGCGGTGGGCTATCCATTAGACACAGTAAag GTGAGAATTCAGACTCAGAAACACAATGGCGGTGTTTGGGACTGTGTCAGACGACTGTGGAGGACTGAAGGA ATCAAAGGTTTTTACAGAGGGATGTCCATGCCTGTCACCACAGTGTCCATCAGCTCTTCTATCGTGTTCGGCACGTACAGAAACGTGCTCCATCATTTACACAACATGCGTGACAGACGCACAACAGACGCACATCATAAGGTGGATATATTTGTGGCAGGGTTCGCCGGTGGAGTTGCTCAG GTTTCGGCGATGGCCCCCGCAGACATCGTGAAGGTTCGTCTTCAGTGTCAGACCGAAACGCTTTACCGCGCTAGACCAGACTCAAGGCCAAAATATCGCGGTCCACTACATTGTGCGCTGAGCATCGCTCGTGACGAGGGTCTGACTGGACTCTACAGAGGCTCGACGGCTTTAGCGCTGCGGGACGGACCTTCATTCGCCACTTACTTTCTCACTTACAACACCATCTGTGACTTACTGTCTGCAGGGAACAAACATGCAG ATTGGCCGGTGGTTCTGTTAGCTGGCGGAGTCTCGGGCATGTGCGGATGGGCCGTAGGGACGCCGATGGACGTCATCAAGTCCCGTCTGCAGGTGGACGGTATGAACAGACGGCGCTACAGAGGATTCGTTCACTGTATAACAGACAGCGTAAGGACTGAAGGTGCGGCGGTTCTGTTCAAGGGTTTGGCTGTTAACTGCATACGGGCCTTTCCCGTCAACATGACCGTCTTTGCCACGTATGAGCTGGTTCTTCGAATTCAGTCAACATTGTTGTAG
- the dlk1 gene encoding protein delta homolog 1: protein MNVFLLLGFTCALLVRTSVLTQECPESGCVNGFCERAGECRCMAGWRGIACDRCVPSADCAHGSCEEPGQCICERGWTGARCDRDISLCSSKPCFGSSVCVDVGDSYTCICTAGFTGKQCQLKNNTPSLTDGSSCQNGGTRVDRNGSDDNFCICPSGFTGHFCETEIDVCDSNPCENDGVCRSRDLTFTCVCPPAFSGPVCSFRLCSDSGRCVNGGICFNRTDSRIRCLCPPGFSGSSCELQLKVKPRFKAAGPGHLTVPAHTFHKFLRPPDHKLHKIPTKETARASGFLATQSQVICLAMLGLLTCLVVLVTTGIIFFNRCEMWVANVKYSQLVRQQRDFLLNASDGEVNIILPEKIKLSHFGKHYTSI, encoded by the exons ATGAATGTTTTTCTCCTGCTGGGATTCACCTGCGCGCTGCTCGTCCGCACATCTGTTCTCACTCAAG AATGTCCAGAATCTGGATGTGTGAACGGCTTCTGTGAGCGCGCAGGAGAATGCAG GTGCATGGCGGGCTGGCGCGGCATCGCGTGTGATCGGTGCGTCCCGTCTGCGGATTGCGCGCACGGATCGTGTGAGGAACCGGGTCAGTGCATCTGTGAACGCGGCTGGACGGGAGCGCGCTGTGATCGAG aCATAAGCTTGTGTTCATCTAAACCGTGCTTtggtagctctgtgtgtgtggatGTGGGAGATTCTTACACCTGCATTTGTACGGCTGGATTCACAGGCAAACAGTGTCAGCTGAAGAACAACACCCCCTCTTTAACTGATGG CTCTTCGTGTCAGAACGGAGGAACCCGCGTGGACAGAAATGGCTCTGATGACAATTTTTGCATCTGTCCATCTGGATTTACAGGACATTTCTGTGAAACTGAGATTGACGTCTGTGATTCCAACCCGTGCGAGAACGATGGTGTCTGCAGGAGTCGTGACCTGACGTTCACCTGCGTCTGCCCGCCTGCCTTTTCAGGTCCCGTTTGCAGCTTCAGATTGTGTTCAGACAGCGGTCGGTGTGTCAATGGAGGGATCTGCTTCAATCGTACAGACAGCCGGATCCGCTGCCTTTGTCCACCTGGATTTTCCGGCTCATCTTGTGAACTTCAGCTCAAGGTCAAACCCAGATTTAAAGCAGCGGGCCCCGGCCACCTCACCGTACCGGCTCACACTTTCCACAAGTTTCTTCGGCCACCCGATCACAAGCTTCATAAAATCCCCACGAAGGAGACGGCTCGAGCGTCTGGTTTTCTGGCCACACAGAGTCAGGTCATCTGTTTGGCCATGCTGGGTCTTCTTACCTGTCTGGTGGTACTTGTCACTACaggcattatttttttcaatcGATGTGAAATGTGGGTGGCTAATGTAAAATACAGTCAGCTGGTGCGTCAACAGAGAGATTTCCTTCTGAATGCCAGCGATGGCGAGGTCAACATTATCTTACCAGAGAAGATTAAACTCAGTCATTTTGGGAAACATTATACAAGTATATGA
- the wdr25 gene encoding WD repeat-containing protein 25 isoform X3, producing MKSKAVCDGGFFSLSLCWWLRLWDGVDSGMCLQTYSHQRGAIRDACWLPCGRRILSGSFDGTVALTDVETGKTVVKVENEFKVGCVAPRPCDPDVFLCGGFSSEVKAWDVRSCKVLRVYKAGIQQTLDILFLGDGKEFVTSTDAVSRDSAELTLVAWDFDTTAKLSNQIFHERYTCPCLTSHPLEKSFVAQTNGSYIALFSAQRPYRTNKRRRYEGHKVEGFAVHCGFSTDGSVLVSGSSTGSVHFYDFQSSRTLKTLQAHDHACVCAALHPVLPGAMATCDWEGEIKIWK from the exons ATGAAATCCAAAGCTGTATGTGATGGAGGTTTTTTCTCATTGAGTCTCTGCTGGTGGCTGAGG ttgtggGATGGCGTTGACAGCGGGATGTGCTTACAAACTTATTCCCATCAGCGCGGTGCCATCCGTGACGCCTGCTGGCTGCCGTGTGGCCGGCGAATCCTCTCGGGGTCGTTCGACGGCACCGTCGCGCTCACAGATGTAGAGACGG GTAAAACTGTTGTAAAAGTGGAGAATGAGTTTAAGGTGGGCTGTGTCGCCCCTCGACCCTGTGACCCTGATGTGTTTCTCTGTGGTGGCTTCAGTTCAGAGGTCAAAGCCTGGGATGTTCGCTCCTGTAAG GTGCTGCGGGTTTATAAGGCCGGTATTCAGCAGACGTTGGACATTTTGTTTCTGGGTGACGGTAAAGAGTTTGTGACGAGCACAGACGCAGTGAGTCGAGACTCGGCAGAGCTCACGCTGGTCGCTTGGGACTTCGACACCACCGCTAAACTGTCCAACCAGATATTCCAC GAGCGCTACACCTGCCCGTGTCTGACGTCCCATCCGCTGGAGAAAAGTTTTGTGGCTCAGACCAACGGAAGCTACATCGCTCTGTTTTCGGCGCAACGGCCGTACAGAACCAATAAGAGACGTCGATATGAAGGACACAAG GTGGAGGGTTTTGCAGTGCATTGTGGGTTCTCTACAGATGGAAGTGTACTCGTGTCGGGGAGTTCAACAGGTTCTGTGCACTTCTATGACTTTCAAAGCTCACGGACCCTGAAGACGCTGCAGGCTCACGATCACGCCTGCGTCTGCGCAGCTCTGCATCCTGTGTTACCTGGCGCGATGGCCACGTGTGATTGGGAAGGAGAAATTAAAATATGGAAATAA
- the wars1 gene encoding tryptophan--tRNA ligase, cytoplasmic — MSDLNPMDLYDHLTVQGETVRTLKAQKAAKDEVDAAVQLLLKMKVDFKRVTGQDYKAGCPPVDCVVSNDHEEAVDGDDQVDPWNVSTSSAKGVDYDKLIVRFGSSKIDQELVDRIARVTGKPPHRFLRRGIFFSHRDMHQILDAYEKQKSFYLYTGRGPSSEAMHVGHLIPFIFTKWLQDVFDVPLVIQMTDDEKYLWKDLSQEDCYRYAVENAKDIIACGFDVNKTFIFSDLDYMGSSPSFYRNVVKVQKHVTFNQVKGIFGFTDSDCIGKISFPAIQAAPSFSSSFPQIFSGRTDVQCLIPCAIDQDPYFRMTRDVAPRIGYLKPALLHSTFFPALQGAQTKMSASDPNSTIFLTDSPKQIKNKINKHAFSGGKDTVEEHRKFGGNPDVDVSFMYLTFFLEDDEQLEKIRQEYSSGDLLTGELKKLLIETLQPMIAAHQEKRKHVTDDVIKQFMSPRKLDFNY, encoded by the exons ATGTCCGATTTAAATCCGATGGATCTGTACGATCATCTGACAGTTCAGGGAGAAACGGTCCGAACTCTTAAAGCTCAGAAAGCCGCAAAG GATGAGGTCGATGCTGCTGTGCAGTTGTTATTGAAGATGAAAGTTGACTTCAAGCGCGTCACCGGTCAGGACTATAAAGCTGGATGTCCACCAGTGGACTGTGTTGTTTCCAATGATCATGAAGAAGCTGTGGATGGAGATGATCAGGTTGACCCGTGGAACGTCTCTACGTCCAGCGCTAAAGGCGTGGACTATGATAAACTCATTG TGCGGTTTGGCAGCAGTAAGATTGATCAGGAATTAGTGGACAGAATCGCTCGGGTTACCGGGAAGCCACCACATCGTTTTCTCCGTAGAGGAATCTTCTTCTCTCACAG GGATATGCATCAGATCCTAGATGCGTACGAGAAACAGAAATCCTTTTACCTTTACACGGGCAGAGGACCGTCTTCGGAGGCCATGCACGTGGGCCATCTGATCCCCTTCATCTTCACGAA ATGGCTTCAGGACGTATTCGATGTTCCTCTGGTCATTCAGATGACCGATGATGAGAAATACCTGTGGAAAGATCTCTCGCAGGAAGACTGTTATCGATACGCAGTGGAGAACGCTAAAGACATCATCGCTTGTGGTTTTGATGTCAACAAGACCTTCATATTCTCTGATCTGGACTACATGGG ATCGAGTCCATCATTTTACAGGAATGTGGTGAAGGTTCAGAAACACGTCACATTTAATCAAGTTAAAGGAATCTTTGGCTTCACAGACAGCGACTGTATCG GTAAAATCAGTTTTCCTGCGATTCAAGCTGCCCCATCTTTCAGTAGCTCGTTCCCTCAGATCTTCAGCGGCAGGACAGATGTTCAGTGTCTGATTCCATGTGCTATTGATCAG GATCCGTATTTCCGGATGACCCGGGACGTGGCACCAAGGATCGGTTACCTCAAACCTGCTTTGCTTCACTCCACGTTTTTCCCAGCGCTTCAAGGGGCTCAAACCAAGATGAGCGCCAGTGATCCAAACTCCACGATATTCCTCACCGACTCACCGAAACAAATCAAGAATAAG ATAAACAAGCACGCTTTCTCTGGTGGGAAGGACACCGTAGAGGAACACAGAAAGTTCGGTGGGAATCCAGATGTGGACGTCTCCTTCATGTATCTGACATTTTTCCTTGAAGACGATGAGCAGCTGGAGAAAATCAGACAG GAATACAGCAGCGGAGATCTTCTTACCGGTGAGCTGAAGAAACTTCTCATCGAGACCCTTCAGCCAATGATCGCCGCCCACCAGGAGAAACGCAAACATGTGACCGATGATGTCATCAAACAGTTTATGAGCCCACGCAAGTTAGACTTTAACTACTGA
- the wdr25 gene encoding WD repeat-containing protein 25 isoform X1, with protein sequence MASLVDYEDSDSESDEDSRTAPHEVVPHLDLYKDQHTEDHLFNMNSSSSLNSSSSLNSSSSQSCVSATQSSRSDWLGMKRAQLNSAAVRPYVSKRQRVSPAAPVQTEEPPNVGSPLLFEMSETIRPFLGRKHAGPELPRRVHYRVQAHQGPVNTLQWCPVDHRSHLLLSASMDKTYKLWDGVDSGMCLQTYSHQRGAIRDACWLPCGRRILSGSFDGTVALTDVETGKTVVKVENEFKVGCVAPRPCDPDVFLCGGFSSEVKAWDVRSCKVLRVYKAGIQQTLDILFLGDGKEFVTSTDAVSRDSAELTLVAWDFDTTAKLSNQIFHERYTCPCLTSHPLEKSFVAQTNGSYIALFSAQRPYRTNKRRRYEGHKVEGFAVHCGFSTDGSVLVSGSSTGSVHFYDFQSSRTLKTLQAHDHACVCAALHPVLPGAMATCDWEGEIKIWK encoded by the exons ATGGCTTCACTTGTGGATTATGAAGATTCAGACAGTGAGTCAGATGAAGACAGCAGGACTGCACCTCATGAAGTTGTGCCTCATCTGGACCTGTATAAAGACCAGCATACTGAAGACCATCTCTTTAACATGAACTCTTCATCATCACTAAACTCTTCATCATCACTGAACTCTTCATCATCACAGTCATGTGTCTCAGCAACTCAAAGCTCAAGATCTGATTGGTTGGGTATGAAGAGAGCTCAGCTGAACTCGGCTGCAGTGAGGCCGTATGTTTCAAAAAGACAGCGTGTGTCCCCAGCAGCTCCGGTCCAAACAGAGGAACCACCCAATGTCGGCTCACCCCTGCTGTTTGAGATGTCAGAGACAATCCGTCCGTTTCTGGGCAGAAAGCACGCAGGTCCAGAGCTGCCCAGACGGGTTCACTATCGGGTTCAGGCCCATCAGGGTCCAGTGAACACCCTGCAGTGGTGTCCAGTGGATCATCGCAGCCACCTGCTGCTCTCAGCATCTATGGACAAAACATACAAG ttgtggGATGGCGTTGACAGCGGGATGTGCTTACAAACTTATTCCCATCAGCGCGGTGCCATCCGTGACGCCTGCTGGCTGCCGTGTGGCCGGCGAATCCTCTCGGGGTCGTTCGACGGCACCGTCGCGCTCACAGATGTAGAGACGG GTAAAACTGTTGTAAAAGTGGAGAATGAGTTTAAGGTGGGCTGTGTCGCCCCTCGACCCTGTGACCCTGATGTGTTTCTCTGTGGTGGCTTCAGTTCAGAGGTCAAAGCCTGGGATGTTCGCTCCTGTAAG GTGCTGCGGGTTTATAAGGCCGGTATTCAGCAGACGTTGGACATTTTGTTTCTGGGTGACGGTAAAGAGTTTGTGACGAGCACAGACGCAGTGAGTCGAGACTCGGCAGAGCTCACGCTGGTCGCTTGGGACTTCGACACCACCGCTAAACTGTCCAACCAGATATTCCAC GAGCGCTACACCTGCCCGTGTCTGACGTCCCATCCGCTGGAGAAAAGTTTTGTGGCTCAGACCAACGGAAGCTACATCGCTCTGTTTTCGGCGCAACGGCCGTACAGAACCAATAAGAGACGTCGATATGAAGGACACAAG GTGGAGGGTTTTGCAGTGCATTGTGGGTTCTCTACAGATGGAAGTGTACTCGTGTCGGGGAGTTCAACAGGTTCTGTGCACTTCTATGACTTTCAAAGCTCACGGACCCTGAAGACGCTGCAGGCTCACGATCACGCCTGCGTCTGCGCAGCTCTGCATCCTGTGTTACCTGGCGCGATGGCCACGTGTGATTGGGAAGGAGAAATTAAAATATGGAAATAA
- the wdr25 gene encoding WD repeat-containing protein 25 isoform X2, with protein MASLVDYEDSDSESDEDSRTAPHEVVPHLDLYKDQHTEDHLFNMNSSSSLNSSSSLNSSSSQSCVSATQSSRSDWLGMKRAQLNSAAVRPYVSKRQRVSPAAPVQTEEPPNVGSPLLFEMSETIRPFLGRKHAGPELPRRVHYRVQAHQGPVNTLQWCPVDHRSHLLLSASMDKTYKLWDGVDSGMCLQTYSHQRGAIRDACWLPCGRRILSGSFDGTVALTDVETGKTVVKVENEFKVGCVAPRPCDPDVFLCGGFSSEVKAWDVRSCKVLRVYKAGIQQTLDILFLGDGKEFVTSTDAVSRDSAELTLVAWDFDTTAKLSNQIFHERYTCPCLTSHPLEKSFVAQTNGSYIALFSAQRPYRTNKRRRYEGHKDFVL; from the exons ATGGCTTCACTTGTGGATTATGAAGATTCAGACAGTGAGTCAGATGAAGACAGCAGGACTGCACCTCATGAAGTTGTGCCTCATCTGGACCTGTATAAAGACCAGCATACTGAAGACCATCTCTTTAACATGAACTCTTCATCATCACTAAACTCTTCATCATCACTGAACTCTTCATCATCACAGTCATGTGTCTCAGCAACTCAAAGCTCAAGATCTGATTGGTTGGGTATGAAGAGAGCTCAGCTGAACTCGGCTGCAGTGAGGCCGTATGTTTCAAAAAGACAGCGTGTGTCCCCAGCAGCTCCGGTCCAAACAGAGGAACCACCCAATGTCGGCTCACCCCTGCTGTTTGAGATGTCAGAGACAATCCGTCCGTTTCTGGGCAGAAAGCACGCAGGTCCAGAGCTGCCCAGACGGGTTCACTATCGGGTTCAGGCCCATCAGGGTCCAGTGAACACCCTGCAGTGGTGTCCAGTGGATCATCGCAGCCACCTGCTGCTCTCAGCATCTATGGACAAAACATACAAG ttgtggGATGGCGTTGACAGCGGGATGTGCTTACAAACTTATTCCCATCAGCGCGGTGCCATCCGTGACGCCTGCTGGCTGCCGTGTGGCCGGCGAATCCTCTCGGGGTCGTTCGACGGCACCGTCGCGCTCACAGATGTAGAGACGG GTAAAACTGTTGTAAAAGTGGAGAATGAGTTTAAGGTGGGCTGTGTCGCCCCTCGACCCTGTGACCCTGATGTGTTTCTCTGTGGTGGCTTCAGTTCAGAGGTCAAAGCCTGGGATGTTCGCTCCTGTAAG GTGCTGCGGGTTTATAAGGCCGGTATTCAGCAGACGTTGGACATTTTGTTTCTGGGTGACGGTAAAGAGTTTGTGACGAGCACAGACGCAGTGAGTCGAGACTCGGCAGAGCTCACGCTGGTCGCTTGGGACTTCGACACCACCGCTAAACTGTCCAACCAGATATTCCAC GAGCGCTACACCTGCCCGTGTCTGACGTCCCATCCGCTGGAGAAAAGTTTTGTGGCTCAGACCAACGGAAGCTACATCGCTCTGTTTTCGGCGCAACGGCCGTACAGAACCAATAAGAGACGTCGATATGAAGGACACAAG GATTTTGTCCTGTAA
- the begain gene encoding brain-enriched guanylate kinase-associated protein, whose protein sequence is MVQFSIHTNYNDVTSEGRMPNGSSKATGITVNRTLVSYPRMQPKPKTTSSRQERGSSSSTNSCPVFSGRQSNKDPSPRCPPSLISPTLREYCSMSSLKGSPASLKGSAFHSSNLSLQTCSPSTSLRNSSQRSSSEDDSWDTNSWSSGATCLLRSTIKHHNEDVFRARQPEGTSDSETGCRNSDSHKGNAVGSESREGPEKVAVGRRDSERSLTSSQGTSGASTISAELEEKIEAKLRFSQFLDEVTCRVLDPECLQAFGVVREREVCPQTLLTSVSNTHLGMDNPWLSSARDSWARYMPSCKILDSSETLRDKQEKIPCREISSRAYLETDIDQVRREHEISSELTKEMEKRTLQLKAESSREVLDSKRSPISNRSDCAPRPPHRSTSLPRPLSNNLAADVEDVCGKSSPQEQTDDLRRCLNYTTHKLHLLENEFDSTRQYLETELRRAQRELKKSTEKLHRIHSGYTAVQRINQELQDKILRMTKLHEEEIRSLSREILVLNNQLIDAKITVQKLQEENLPADFQGRVEKHDHGRNVAPCYSRSDSIIGKAAEKPEAERSCPLTRSFSPQGQDTEFLWDKRQQRKSCDLYRSDTALYCRSDRWPERRQSVDLQNCVDGNTEDETLHLSFCPFRGFMVESLPVTGSYSSFSAASEEEARLTSCQRLWPERDYECENTFSYEKDSPGFPQSEGFHHVSLPASCYGASYRLPEDEATARRRQMSVEDVKTFSLPSSGPLSRSEQHYVTAPTKLKLGSFYRSIQDKDDVFHTRVLNSHISASTTSSPVLNPKTSSNVFRAETRAAFRNFEEKQQQTEDHLKQNDVNESSSESLNQSLEASMIQIYKKDVGIHPGAQKNTHQKSVNTGLSRKDSLTKAQLYGTLLN, encoded by the exons ATGGTCCAGTTTTCCATACACACAAACTACAACGACGTGACGTCCGAAGGAAGAATGCCGAACGGCTCCTCAAAAGCAACAGGCATTACAGTCAACAGGACGTTGGTTTCCTACCCAAGGATGCAGCCAAAGCCAAAGACAACATCCAGCAGGCAGGAACGCGGGTCCAGTTCATCAACGAACTCGTGTCCGGTTTTCTCGGGACGCCAAAGCAACAAAGACCCGTCGCCACGCTGCCCACCGAGCCTTATCTCACCCACCCTACGTGAATATTGTTCCATGTCCAGCCTTAAGGGCTCACCGGCCAGTCTGAAAGGCTCGGCCTTTCACAGCTCAAACCTCAGTCTGCAAACTTGCAGCCCCAGCACCAGTCTGAGGAACTCCAGCCAGCGCAGCTCAAGCGAGGATGACAGCTGGGACACCAACAGCTGGAGCTCTGGGGCCACCTGTCTGCTACGCAGTACCATCAAGCATCACAACGAGGACGTTTTTAGAGCACGTCAACCAGAGGGGACGAGCGACTCTGAGACCGGCTGCCGGAACTCCGACAGCCACAAAGGGAATGCGGTTGGATCGGAGAGCCGCGAGGGACCGGAGAAGGTCGCCGTGGGCCGTAGAGATTCCGAACGCAGCCTGACCTCAAGTCAGGGTACGTCCGGTGCTTCGACGATATCAGCAGAGTTAGAGGAGAAGATCGAAGCAAAGCTCAGGTTTTCTCAATTCCTTGATGAAGTAACTTGCAGAGTTCTGGACCCTGAATGTCTGCAAGCCTTTGGTGTGGTGCGTGAAAGGGAGGTTTGTCCACAAACATTGTTAACTTCAGTCTCCAATACACACCTCGGTATGGATAATCCTTGGTTAAGTTCTGCTAGGGATTCCTGGGCCAGGTATATGCCAAGCTGCAAGATTCTGGACAGCAGTGAGACCCTGAGAGACAAACAAGAGAAGATACCCTGCAGGGAAATCTCATCCAGAGCCTATCTAGAGACTGACATAGATCAAGTGAGAAGGGAACATGAAATAAGCTCTGAACTTACAAAAGAAATGGAGAAGCGAACGTTACAGCTGAAGGCTGAGTCTTCTCGTGAGGTACTCGACAGCAAGAGAAGCCCGATTTCAAACCGCTCGGATTGTGCACCCAGACCACCTCACCGCTCTACTTCATTGCCGAGACCTCTGAGCAACAACCTG GCTGCAGATGTTGAAGATGTTTGTGGCAAAAG TTCTCCACAGGAGCAGACAGACGACCTGCGCAGATGTCTGAACTACACCACACATAAACTACACCTGCTGGAGAATGAGTTTGACTCGACCCGTCAGTATCTGGAGACTGAACTAAGACGAGCTCAACGGGAATTAAAGAAATCCACAGAGAAACTTCACAG GATTCACAGCGGTTACACAGCTGTGCAGAGAATAAACCAAGAGTTACAGGACAAAATCCTGCGAATG ACCAAACTCCACGAAGAAGAAATCAGATCTTTGAGTCGAGAGATCCTCGTACTGAATAACCAACTGATAGACGCCAAGATCACAGTACAAAAACTACAAGAGGAGAat CTTCCTGCTGATTTTCAGGGGCGTGTGGAGAAACATGATCACGGGAGGAATGTGGCTCCATGTTACTCTCGCTCAGATTCCATCATTGGGAAAGCGGCGGAGAAACCGGAGGCAGAGAGAAGCTGTCCGCTCACTCGTTCATTCAGCCCACAAGGCCAAGACACAGAGTTTCTGTGGGACAAACGACAGCAGCGTAAATCATGTGACCTGTaccgcagtgacacagcgcTGTACTGCCGCAGTGACCGCTGGCCTGAGCGCAGACAGAGCGTTGACCTCCAGAACTGTGTGGATGGCAACACAGAGGACGAGACTTTACATCTGAGCTTCTGTCCTTTCCGTGGGTTCATGGTCGAATCTCTTCCGGTCACCGGCTCGTATTCCAGCTTCAGTGCGGCTTCAGAGGAGGAGGCTCGCCTGACGTCATGTCAGCGTCTCTGGCCTGAGAGAGATTACGAGTGTGAAAACACTTTCTCGTATGAAAAGGACAGTCCAGGTTTTCCACAGTCAGAAGGTTTCCATCACGTCAGTTTACCAGCGTCCTGCTACGGGGCGTCATATCGTCTCCCTGAGGATGAAGCGACCGCCCGCCGGAGGCAGATGAGCGTGGAGGACGTGAAGACCTTCTCGCTTCCCAGCTCTGGACCCCTCAGCCGTTCAGAACAGCATTACGTGACGGCTCCCACCAAACTCAAACTGGGTTCCTTCTACAGGAGCATCCAGGACAAAGATGATGTCTTTCACACACGTGTGCTGAATTCCCATATCTCTGCGTCAACAACTTCTAGTCCTGTGCTAAACCCAAAGACGAGTTCAAATGTGTTTCGGGCTGAGACGAGAGCGGCCTTTCGAAACTTTGAAGAGAAGCAGCAGCAGACAGAAGatcatttaaagcaaaatgaCGTCAACGAAAGTTCATCCGAGTCACTAAACCAAAGTCTGGAAGCTTCTATGATCCAAATCTACAAGAAAGATGTTGGGATTCATCCGGGAGCTCAGAAAAACACTCATCAGAAATCTGTCAACACAGGACTGAGCAGAAAAGACAGTTTGACTAAAGCACAGCTGTACGGGACGCTGCTAAACTAA